In Carassius gibelio isolate Cgi1373 ecotype wild population from Czech Republic chromosome B17, carGib1.2-hapl.c, whole genome shotgun sequence, a single window of DNA contains:
- the LOC127976419 gene encoding interphotoreceptor matrix proteoglycan 1-like isoform X2: MPLKTGLFLILFLFTLQANRIKELTADDLILRIRNVKYRHFLETPRPMKQLTDGRDSLSLDAHRAKRSALFNTGVKVCPQESIAEVVTSHKAYYKLRVCQEAVWEAFRIFLDRVPDTMEYQQWVYACQRDSLCMEDLAQNFSSTQEHLDMVASRVKAQDDQKRALTPAPGKKCSKSPAELFIMESDSETGAPDVVPQRPVEHIVEFSLTIVDPVLLRDPSSPQYEDFTHNLHEKLLHVFDKLPGFKEIRVLGFRPEGAAASYAVVFESDGTRAIGDTDSTDEYGIERALKGMVVKALSEDTSLPVDVLSLIFKPAGEENMRSSTEISRESRFLPGEMSTQSTKEDSEDITAPGSMVISFGDLGSDRTEKSDMQNFPDISSHVPTQPVATVLINISHLEGSKMTSLTTEVTSTNEGLSRTTTVDYLSKWVEVKEDVGHEIVATAAPLDLETFEVAKASSSTQPEMDFDITPEATSAEATSILTTLTPTERAQDAIFLEDDTIGQSEPLETPTEGLPSYPKGQVESPTSIDLGEHVESPSVGVTIDTLNQNVPPLGLTTPEPILPTAIPSELTPTEDLISHMTPDIFLDEEGQPLWTVSPPPREGSTDIGRDVEQADKEDDTLDSGSGFPSEVDENPQSSARPLGYVTAPSVMASNQAKELVVFFSLRVTNMMFSEDLFNKSSPEYKSLENTFLELLLPYLQSNLTGFRELEILNFKNGSVVVNSKMKLDKPVPFNVTKTVQCVLEDFCNAASKRLDLEIDSQSVDVEAADHTDPCKFMACNEFSRCVVNTLTSEPECLCDPGYSTVDGNPCTSICDLQPKYCLNGGQCEIIPGHGAACRCPVGKFWHYHGERCNELVSVQADPLLFVACLVGSLSVVCAVIGILIFINKKCIRTRKTMRLVRSQPAFPFGNTMRVNPVFENDDGVLTHVSSMLCPMSSASASSQHTGQGTFRSLESLQLSTEIPRQLYPRRSEKLMPEMVDVHQCIPHNETCRRSSRSSCCFLRSPDSDSFEVTVL; encoded by the exons ATGCCATTGAAAACAGGATTATTCCTCATTCTGTTCTTGTTTACCCTCCAAGCCAATAGAATCAAAG AACTCACTGCTGACGACTTGATTCTCAGGATCAGAAATGTGAAGTACAGGCACTTCCTGGAGACTCCACGGCCAATGAAACAGTTGACAGATGGCAGAGATTCACTTTCTCTGGATGCGCATCGAGCAAAGAGATCAGCGCTGTTTAATACGGGGGTGAAAGTCTGTCCTCAGGAGAGCATAGCGGAGGTCGTCACCAGCCATAAAGCCTACTACAAACTAAGAG TTTGTCAAGAAGCTGTGTGGGAGGCTTTCCGGATCTTTCTTGACAGAGTTCCTGACACCATGGAGTACCAGCAGTGGGTGTACGCCTGTCAGAGAGACTCACTTTGCATGGAGGATCTGGCCCAAAATTTTAGTAGCACGCAGGAGCATCTTGACATGGTAGCCAGT AGAGTGAAAGCTCAAGATGATCAGAAGAG GGCTCTCACACCTGCACCAGGCAAGAAAT GTTCAAAGAGTCCTGCGGAGCTTTTCATCATGGAATCTGACAGC GAAACTGGGGCACCAGATGTTGTCCCTCAGAGGCCAGTGGAGCACATTGTGGAGTTCAGTTTGACTATAGTAGACCCCGTACTACTGAGGGATCCAAGCAGCCCGCAATATGAAGACTTCACTCACAATCTTCATGAGAAG TTGCTGCATGTGTTTGACAAACTTCCAGGGTTTAAAGAGATTCGGGTGCTGGGATTTCG TCCTGAAGGTGCTGCAGCAAGCTATGCTGTAGTGTTTGAGAGTGATGGGACGCGGGCCATAGGTGACACAGACTCCACTGATGAATATGGCATAGAGAGAGCCCTAAAGGGCATGGTGGTGAAGGCACTAAGTGAGGACACATCACTTCCTGTGGACGTgctttcccttattttcaaaccAG CAGGCGAGGAGAACATGAGATCTAGTACTGAAATCAGCAGAGAATCAAGGTTTTTACCTGGGGAAATGAGTACACAGTCCACAAAAGAGGACTCAGAGGACATTACAGCACCTGGGAGTATGGTCATCTCTTTTGGAGATCTGGGCTCTGATAGGACAGAAAAAAGTGATATGCAGAATTTTCCTGATATATCTTCCCACGTTCCCACGCAACCAGTAGCCACTGTGCTAATTAACATCTCCCATCTTGAGGGTTCAAAGATGACAAGTCTAACCACTGAAGTCACTTCAACAAACGAAG gaTTGTCAAGAACCACTACAGTGGATTACCTATCAAAGTGGGTGGAAGTCAAAGAGGATGTGGGACATGAAATTGTTGCCACCGCTGCACCACTGGACTTGGAGACTTTTGAGGTAGCGAAAGCATCTTCTTCAACTCAACCTGAAATGGATTTCGATATAACACCAGAGGCCACTTCTGCAGAGGCAACATCAATCTTGACAACCCTAACCCCTACAGAACGAGCGCAAGATGCTATATTTCTTGAAGATGACACAATTGGCCAATCAGAACCTTTAGAGACCCCTACCGAAGGTCTTCCTTCATACCCTAAAGGTCAAGTTGAGTCACCTACTTCAATTGACCTTGGTGAACATGTAGAGTCTCCATCTGTCGGTGTCACCATAGACACACTCAATCAAAACGTGCCCCCACTTGGACTTACAACTCCAGAACCCATTCTTCCTACAGCAATTCCCTCTGAGCTAACGCCCACAGAAGACCTAATTTCACACATGACCCCGGACATTTTCCTGGATGAAGAGGGACAGCCTCTCTGGACAGTTTCACCTCCCCCACGTGAAGGCAGTACAGATATTGGCAGAGATGTTGAACAGGCTGATAAGGAGGACGATACTCTAGACTCTGGGAGTGGATTCCCTTCAGAGGTTGATGAGAATCCACAATCCTCGGCTCGTCCTCTAGGTTACGTTACCGCTCCTTCGGTGATGGCTTCTAACCAGGCCAAAGAGTTAGTGGTGTTTTTTAGTTTACGTGTGACTAATATGATGTTTTCGGAGGATCTTTTCAACAAGAGTTCCCCTGAGTACAAATCACTGGAGAACACGTTTCTTGAACTG CTCCTGCCGTATCTACAGTCCAACCTGACTGGATTTAGGGAGCTGGAGATTTTGAACTTCAAGAACGGCAGTGTGGTGGTAAACAGCAAGATGAAATTAGACAAACCGGTTCCCTTCAATGTTACTAAGACTGTGCAGTGTGTGCTTGAGGACTTCTGCAATGCGGCGTCTAAGAGACTGGACTTGGAAATCGACTCCCAATCAGTGGATGTGGAAGCAG CTGATCACACCGATCCATGTAAGTTTATGGCATGTAACGAGTTCTCCCGCTGCGTGGTGAACACCTTAACCTCGGAGCCTGAGTGTCTGTGCGACCCGGGCTACAGCACGGTGGACGGCAATCCCTGCACCAGCATCTGTGACCTACAGCCGAAATACTGCCTGAACGGAGGACAGTGTGAAATCATACCTGGACACGGAGCGGCCTGCAG ATGTCCTGTAGGTAAATTCTGGCACTACCATGGAGAACGCTGCAATGAATTGGTGTCTGTGCAAGCTGACCCTCTCCTTTTCGTAGCCTGCCTGGTGGGAAGCCTCTCTGTGGTTTGTGCCGTGATAGGCATCTTGATTTTCATTAACAAGAAATGTATACGGACCAGAAAGACCATGAGACTTGT GCGTTCACAACCTGCATTCCCATTTGGTAATACTATGAGAGTAAATCCAGTTTTTGAGAATGATGATGGGGTCTTAACACATGTGTCAAGCATGCTCTGTCCCATGAGCTCTGCCTCAGCCTCCTCACAACACACAGGCCAAGGCACATTTCGATCACTTGAAAGTTTACAGCTTAGTACTGAG
- the LOC127976419 gene encoding interphotoreceptor matrix proteoglycan 2-like isoform X3 has product MPLKTGLFLILFLFTLQANRIKELTADDLILRIRNVKYRHFLETPRPMKQLTDGRDSLSLDAHRAKRSALFNTGVKVCPQESIAEVVTSHKAYYKLRVCQEAVWEAFRIFLDRVPDTMEYQQWVYACQRDSLCMEDLAQNFSSTQEHLDMVASRVKAQDDQKRALTPAPGKKCSKSPAELFIMESDSETGAPDVVPQRPVEHIVEFSLTIVDPVLLRDPSSPQYEDFTHNLHEKLLHVFDKLPGFKEIRVLGFRPEGAAASYAVVFESDGTRAIGDTDSTDEYGIERALKGMVVKALSEDTSLPVDVLSLIFKPAGEENMRSSTEISRESRFLPGEMSTQSTKEDSEDITAPGSMVISFGDLGSDRTEKSDMQNFPDISSHVPTQPVATVLINISHLEGSKMTSLTTEVTSTNEGLSRTTTVDYLSKWVEVKEDVGHEIVATAAPLDLETFEVAKASSSTQPEMDFDITPEATSAEATSILTTLTPTERAQDAIFLEDDTIGQSEPLETPTEGLPSYPKGQVESPTSIDLGEHVESPSVGVTIDTLNQNVPPLGLTTPEPILPTAIPSELTPTEDLISHMTPDIFLDEEGQPLWTVSPPPREGSTDIGRDVEQADKEDDTLDSGSGFPSEVDENPQSSARPLGYVTAPSVMASNQAKELVVFFSLRVTNMMFSEDLFNKSSPEYKSLENTFLELRQFSEPSDSANPEASSQVTEREQKTLASIPLLPYLQSNLTGFRELEILNFKNGSVVVNSKMKLDKPVPFNVTKTVQCVLEDFCNAASKRLDLEIDSQSVDVEAADHTDPCKFMACNEFSRCVVNTLTSEPECLCDPGYSTVDGNPCTSICDLQPKYCLNGGQCEIIPGHGAACRCPVGKFWHYHGERCNELVSVQADPLLFVACLVGSLSVVCAVIGILIFINKKCIRTRKTMRLVSPDNSTPEDQKS; this is encoded by the exons ATGCCATTGAAAACAGGATTATTCCTCATTCTGTTCTTGTTTACCCTCCAAGCCAATAGAATCAAAG AACTCACTGCTGACGACTTGATTCTCAGGATCAGAAATGTGAAGTACAGGCACTTCCTGGAGACTCCACGGCCAATGAAACAGTTGACAGATGGCAGAGATTCACTTTCTCTGGATGCGCATCGAGCAAAGAGATCAGCGCTGTTTAATACGGGGGTGAAAGTCTGTCCTCAGGAGAGCATAGCGGAGGTCGTCACCAGCCATAAAGCCTACTACAAACTAAGAG TTTGTCAAGAAGCTGTGTGGGAGGCTTTCCGGATCTTTCTTGACAGAGTTCCTGACACCATGGAGTACCAGCAGTGGGTGTACGCCTGTCAGAGAGACTCACTTTGCATGGAGGATCTGGCCCAAAATTTTAGTAGCACGCAGGAGCATCTTGACATGGTAGCCAGT AGAGTGAAAGCTCAAGATGATCAGAAGAG GGCTCTCACACCTGCACCAGGCAAGAAAT GTTCAAAGAGTCCTGCGGAGCTTTTCATCATGGAATCTGACAGC GAAACTGGGGCACCAGATGTTGTCCCTCAGAGGCCAGTGGAGCACATTGTGGAGTTCAGTTTGACTATAGTAGACCCCGTACTACTGAGGGATCCAAGCAGCCCGCAATATGAAGACTTCACTCACAATCTTCATGAGAAG TTGCTGCATGTGTTTGACAAACTTCCAGGGTTTAAAGAGATTCGGGTGCTGGGATTTCG TCCTGAAGGTGCTGCAGCAAGCTATGCTGTAGTGTTTGAGAGTGATGGGACGCGGGCCATAGGTGACACAGACTCCACTGATGAATATGGCATAGAGAGAGCCCTAAAGGGCATGGTGGTGAAGGCACTAAGTGAGGACACATCACTTCCTGTGGACGTgctttcccttattttcaaaccAG CAGGCGAGGAGAACATGAGATCTAGTACTGAAATCAGCAGAGAATCAAGGTTTTTACCTGGGGAAATGAGTACACAGTCCACAAAAGAGGACTCAGAGGACATTACAGCACCTGGGAGTATGGTCATCTCTTTTGGAGATCTGGGCTCTGATAGGACAGAAAAAAGTGATATGCAGAATTTTCCTGATATATCTTCCCACGTTCCCACGCAACCAGTAGCCACTGTGCTAATTAACATCTCCCATCTTGAGGGTTCAAAGATGACAAGTCTAACCACTGAAGTCACTTCAACAAACGAAG gaTTGTCAAGAACCACTACAGTGGATTACCTATCAAAGTGGGTGGAAGTCAAAGAGGATGTGGGACATGAAATTGTTGCCACCGCTGCACCACTGGACTTGGAGACTTTTGAGGTAGCGAAAGCATCTTCTTCAACTCAACCTGAAATGGATTTCGATATAACACCAGAGGCCACTTCTGCAGAGGCAACATCAATCTTGACAACCCTAACCCCTACAGAACGAGCGCAAGATGCTATATTTCTTGAAGATGACACAATTGGCCAATCAGAACCTTTAGAGACCCCTACCGAAGGTCTTCCTTCATACCCTAAAGGTCAAGTTGAGTCACCTACTTCAATTGACCTTGGTGAACATGTAGAGTCTCCATCTGTCGGTGTCACCATAGACACACTCAATCAAAACGTGCCCCCACTTGGACTTACAACTCCAGAACCCATTCTTCCTACAGCAATTCCCTCTGAGCTAACGCCCACAGAAGACCTAATTTCACACATGACCCCGGACATTTTCCTGGATGAAGAGGGACAGCCTCTCTGGACAGTTTCACCTCCCCCACGTGAAGGCAGTACAGATATTGGCAGAGATGTTGAACAGGCTGATAAGGAGGACGATACTCTAGACTCTGGGAGTGGATTCCCTTCAGAGGTTGATGAGAATCCACAATCCTCGGCTCGTCCTCTAGGTTACGTTACCGCTCCTTCGGTGATGGCTTCTAACCAGGCCAAAGAGTTAGTGGTGTTTTTTAGTTTACGTGTGACTAATATGATGTTTTCGGAGGATCTTTTCAACAAGAGTTCCCCTGAGTACAAATCACTGGAGAACACGTTTCTTGAACTG AGGCAATTCTCTGAACCAAGTGACTCGGCAAACCCAGAGGCTTCTAGTCAAGTGACTGAGAGAGAACAGAAGACTTTAGCCTCAATACCG CTCCTGCCGTATCTACAGTCCAACCTGACTGGATTTAGGGAGCTGGAGATTTTGAACTTCAAGAACGGCAGTGTGGTGGTAAACAGCAAGATGAAATTAGACAAACCGGTTCCCTTCAATGTTACTAAGACTGTGCAGTGTGTGCTTGAGGACTTCTGCAATGCGGCGTCTAAGAGACTGGACTTGGAAATCGACTCCCAATCAGTGGATGTGGAAGCAG CTGATCACACCGATCCATGTAAGTTTATGGCATGTAACGAGTTCTCCCGCTGCGTGGTGAACACCTTAACCTCGGAGCCTGAGTGTCTGTGCGACCCGGGCTACAGCACGGTGGACGGCAATCCCTGCACCAGCATCTGTGACCTACAGCCGAAATACTGCCTGAACGGAGGACAGTGTGAAATCATACCTGGACACGGAGCGGCCTGCAG ATGTCCTGTAGGTAAATTCTGGCACTACCATGGAGAACGCTGCAATGAATTGGTGTCTGTGCAAGCTGACCCTCTCCTTTTCGTAGCCTGCCTGGTGGGAAGCCTCTCTGTGGTTTGTGCCGTGATAGGCATCTTGATTTTCATTAACAAGAAATGTATACGGACCAGAAAGACCATGAGACTTGT
- the LOC127976419 gene encoding interphotoreceptor matrix proteoglycan 2-like isoform X1: MPLKTGLFLILFLFTLQANRIKELTADDLILRIRNVKYRHFLETPRPMKQLTDGRDSLSLDAHRAKRSALFNTGVKVCPQESIAEVVTSHKAYYKLRVCQEAVWEAFRIFLDRVPDTMEYQQWVYACQRDSLCMEDLAQNFSSTQEHLDMVASRVKAQDDQKRALTPAPGKKCSKSPAELFIMESDSETGAPDVVPQRPVEHIVEFSLTIVDPVLLRDPSSPQYEDFTHNLHEKLLHVFDKLPGFKEIRVLGFRPEGAAASYAVVFESDGTRAIGDTDSTDEYGIERALKGMVVKALSEDTSLPVDVLSLIFKPAGEENMRSSTEISRESRFLPGEMSTQSTKEDSEDITAPGSMVISFGDLGSDRTEKSDMQNFPDISSHVPTQPVATVLINISHLEGSKMTSLTTEVTSTNEGLSRTTTVDYLSKWVEVKEDVGHEIVATAAPLDLETFEVAKASSSTQPEMDFDITPEATSAEATSILTTLTPTERAQDAIFLEDDTIGQSEPLETPTEGLPSYPKGQVESPTSIDLGEHVESPSVGVTIDTLNQNVPPLGLTTPEPILPTAIPSELTPTEDLISHMTPDIFLDEEGQPLWTVSPPPREGSTDIGRDVEQADKEDDTLDSGSGFPSEVDENPQSSARPLGYVTAPSVMASNQAKELVVFFSLRVTNMMFSEDLFNKSSPEYKSLENTFLELRQFSEPSDSANPEASSQVTEREQKTLASIPLLPYLQSNLTGFRELEILNFKNGSVVVNSKMKLDKPVPFNVTKTVQCVLEDFCNAASKRLDLEIDSQSVDVEAADHTDPCKFMACNEFSRCVVNTLTSEPECLCDPGYSTVDGNPCTSICDLQPKYCLNGGQCEIIPGHGAACRCPVGKFWHYHGERCNELVSVQADPLLFVACLVGSLSVVCAVIGILIFINKKCIRTRKTMRLVRSQPAFPFGNTMRVNPVFENDDGVLTHVSSMLCPMSSASASSQHTGQGTFRSLESLQLSTEIPRQLYPRRSEKLMPEMVDVHQCIPHNETCRRSSRSSCCFLRSPDSDSFEVTVL, encoded by the exons ATGCCATTGAAAACAGGATTATTCCTCATTCTGTTCTTGTTTACCCTCCAAGCCAATAGAATCAAAG AACTCACTGCTGACGACTTGATTCTCAGGATCAGAAATGTGAAGTACAGGCACTTCCTGGAGACTCCACGGCCAATGAAACAGTTGACAGATGGCAGAGATTCACTTTCTCTGGATGCGCATCGAGCAAAGAGATCAGCGCTGTTTAATACGGGGGTGAAAGTCTGTCCTCAGGAGAGCATAGCGGAGGTCGTCACCAGCCATAAAGCCTACTACAAACTAAGAG TTTGTCAAGAAGCTGTGTGGGAGGCTTTCCGGATCTTTCTTGACAGAGTTCCTGACACCATGGAGTACCAGCAGTGGGTGTACGCCTGTCAGAGAGACTCACTTTGCATGGAGGATCTGGCCCAAAATTTTAGTAGCACGCAGGAGCATCTTGACATGGTAGCCAGT AGAGTGAAAGCTCAAGATGATCAGAAGAG GGCTCTCACACCTGCACCAGGCAAGAAAT GTTCAAAGAGTCCTGCGGAGCTTTTCATCATGGAATCTGACAGC GAAACTGGGGCACCAGATGTTGTCCCTCAGAGGCCAGTGGAGCACATTGTGGAGTTCAGTTTGACTATAGTAGACCCCGTACTACTGAGGGATCCAAGCAGCCCGCAATATGAAGACTTCACTCACAATCTTCATGAGAAG TTGCTGCATGTGTTTGACAAACTTCCAGGGTTTAAAGAGATTCGGGTGCTGGGATTTCG TCCTGAAGGTGCTGCAGCAAGCTATGCTGTAGTGTTTGAGAGTGATGGGACGCGGGCCATAGGTGACACAGACTCCACTGATGAATATGGCATAGAGAGAGCCCTAAAGGGCATGGTGGTGAAGGCACTAAGTGAGGACACATCACTTCCTGTGGACGTgctttcccttattttcaaaccAG CAGGCGAGGAGAACATGAGATCTAGTACTGAAATCAGCAGAGAATCAAGGTTTTTACCTGGGGAAATGAGTACACAGTCCACAAAAGAGGACTCAGAGGACATTACAGCACCTGGGAGTATGGTCATCTCTTTTGGAGATCTGGGCTCTGATAGGACAGAAAAAAGTGATATGCAGAATTTTCCTGATATATCTTCCCACGTTCCCACGCAACCAGTAGCCACTGTGCTAATTAACATCTCCCATCTTGAGGGTTCAAAGATGACAAGTCTAACCACTGAAGTCACTTCAACAAACGAAG gaTTGTCAAGAACCACTACAGTGGATTACCTATCAAAGTGGGTGGAAGTCAAAGAGGATGTGGGACATGAAATTGTTGCCACCGCTGCACCACTGGACTTGGAGACTTTTGAGGTAGCGAAAGCATCTTCTTCAACTCAACCTGAAATGGATTTCGATATAACACCAGAGGCCACTTCTGCAGAGGCAACATCAATCTTGACAACCCTAACCCCTACAGAACGAGCGCAAGATGCTATATTTCTTGAAGATGACACAATTGGCCAATCAGAACCTTTAGAGACCCCTACCGAAGGTCTTCCTTCATACCCTAAAGGTCAAGTTGAGTCACCTACTTCAATTGACCTTGGTGAACATGTAGAGTCTCCATCTGTCGGTGTCACCATAGACACACTCAATCAAAACGTGCCCCCACTTGGACTTACAACTCCAGAACCCATTCTTCCTACAGCAATTCCCTCTGAGCTAACGCCCACAGAAGACCTAATTTCACACATGACCCCGGACATTTTCCTGGATGAAGAGGGACAGCCTCTCTGGACAGTTTCACCTCCCCCACGTGAAGGCAGTACAGATATTGGCAGAGATGTTGAACAGGCTGATAAGGAGGACGATACTCTAGACTCTGGGAGTGGATTCCCTTCAGAGGTTGATGAGAATCCACAATCCTCGGCTCGTCCTCTAGGTTACGTTACCGCTCCTTCGGTGATGGCTTCTAACCAGGCCAAAGAGTTAGTGGTGTTTTTTAGTTTACGTGTGACTAATATGATGTTTTCGGAGGATCTTTTCAACAAGAGTTCCCCTGAGTACAAATCACTGGAGAACACGTTTCTTGAACTG AGGCAATTCTCTGAACCAAGTGACTCGGCAAACCCAGAGGCTTCTAGTCAAGTGACTGAGAGAGAACAGAAGACTTTAGCCTCAATACCG CTCCTGCCGTATCTACAGTCCAACCTGACTGGATTTAGGGAGCTGGAGATTTTGAACTTCAAGAACGGCAGTGTGGTGGTAAACAGCAAGATGAAATTAGACAAACCGGTTCCCTTCAATGTTACTAAGACTGTGCAGTGTGTGCTTGAGGACTTCTGCAATGCGGCGTCTAAGAGACTGGACTTGGAAATCGACTCCCAATCAGTGGATGTGGAAGCAG CTGATCACACCGATCCATGTAAGTTTATGGCATGTAACGAGTTCTCCCGCTGCGTGGTGAACACCTTAACCTCGGAGCCTGAGTGTCTGTGCGACCCGGGCTACAGCACGGTGGACGGCAATCCCTGCACCAGCATCTGTGACCTACAGCCGAAATACTGCCTGAACGGAGGACAGTGTGAAATCATACCTGGACACGGAGCGGCCTGCAG ATGTCCTGTAGGTAAATTCTGGCACTACCATGGAGAACGCTGCAATGAATTGGTGTCTGTGCAAGCTGACCCTCTCCTTTTCGTAGCCTGCCTGGTGGGAAGCCTCTCTGTGGTTTGTGCCGTGATAGGCATCTTGATTTTCATTAACAAGAAATGTATACGGACCAGAAAGACCATGAGACTTGT GCGTTCACAACCTGCATTCCCATTTGGTAATACTATGAGAGTAAATCCAGTTTTTGAGAATGATGATGGGGTCTTAACACATGTGTCAAGCATGCTCTGTCCCATGAGCTCTGCCTCAGCCTCCTCACAACACACAGGCCAAGGCACATTTCGATCACTTGAAAGTTTACAGCTTAGTACTGAG